Proteins encoded together in one Nostoc sp. PCC 7524 window:
- a CDS encoding type II toxin-antitoxin system VapC family toxin, whose protein sequence is MKLLLDTCALIWSLEDNPCLLPETRRQISDQLNSVFISAISVWEIEIKRKKGQLKVPENLLEAISLTQFKFLSVTEHHALKAANLPDYHKDPFDRLLIAQAILEKMVIVTSDSRFGQYGVPVLNAK, encoded by the coding sequence ATGAAATTGTTACTTGATACCTGTGCTTTAATATGGTCACTTGAGGATAATCCCTGTCTTTTACCTGAAACCCGTCGGCAAATTTCAGATCAATTAAACTCAGTCTTTATTAGTGCTATTAGTGTTTGGGAAATAGAAATAAAACGAAAAAAAGGGCAGTTAAAAGTTCCAGAAAATTTATTAGAAGCTATTTCTTTAACTCAATTTAAGTTTTTATCAGTAACAGAACATCACGCTTTGAAAGCAGCTAATTTGCCTGACTATCATAAAGACCCTTTCGACAGGTTGTTAATAGCACAAGCCATATTAGAAAAGATGGTTATTGTTACTTCTGATAGTAGATTTGGACAATATGGTGTTCCTGTTTTAAATGCTAAGTAA
- a CDS encoding GIY-YIG nuclease family protein → MKPGYIYLIHSVGTNRYKIGLTVAPRTPENRLKELNSRQSPYPLKLIHYVFVTDVYKVEKEIHQACKSFNVYREWFEFSNKISLQQVIQLMERSNIEPRQNNNYQVYSQRQRQINLSLPIIPRDIKCASKERQEIQKHLRERRYEINRGVRKGIGGKKIKKGKAIVVGKSLNNNFLFLVVIVICIILFLFFMTILA, encoded by the coding sequence ATGAAACCAGGGTACATTTATTTAATTCATAGCGTAGGCACAAATAGATACAAAATAGGACTAACTGTAGCACCACGAACCCCAGAGAATAGGTTAAAAGAACTGAATAGTCGTCAAAGTCCTTACCCGTTGAAACTTATTCATTATGTATTTGTTACTGACGTTTACAAAGTAGAGAAAGAAATTCATCAAGCTTGTAAGTCATTTAATGTTTATAGGGAGTGGTTTGAATTTTCAAATAAAATATCTTTGCAACAAGTTATTCAGTTGATGGAGCGTAGCAATATAGAGCCAAGACAAAACAATAATTATCAAGTTTACAGTCAACGCCAGAGGCAAATAAATCTTTCTCTGCCTATAATTCCTAGAGATATTAAATGTGCTAGTAAAGAGAGACAGGAAATCCAAAAACATTTAAGAGAGAGACGCTATGAAATCAACAGAGGGGTAAGAAAAGGCATAGGAGGGAAGAAAATCAAGAAGGGTAAAGCTATTGTTGTAGGTAAAAGTTTAAATAATAATTTTCTATTTTTAGTAGTAATAGTCATTTGTATTATTTTATTTTTATTTTTTATGACCATATTAGCTTGA
- the recN gene encoding DNA repair protein RecN, with protein MLLCLRIENFALIDQLELDFGAGLNVLTGETGAGKSIILDAIDAVLGGKVSSRVIRTGTSRAMVEGTFASTPPLAAWLTEQEIDLIDDSSVVISREITATSSNIRSRSRVNGVVVNRQIMSGLRDRLVEITAQGQTVQVGQAAQVRDWLDMYGGDSLIKQRQLITTVFSAYQQAHANLEKRRTSERERLQQLDLLTYQVQELSTANLNDPQELEQLQQERERLNHVVDLQQMSYKVYQALYQNDDETPAAADLLGDSEAVLNDMVEYDVQLQPLLDLIRDAQTALTEVARQINAYGEGLEADPQRLEEVEERIRELKQIVRKYGPTLTEAIAYYERIQAELAELNDSEQTIESLEQQEQVCLAKLTQACGKLTQLRQKTAATLESKLIAELKPLAMEKVQFQVEIVPTAPTAAGADKITFMFSPNPGEPLQPLTEIASGGEMSRFLLALKACFTQADAAGTLVFDEIDVGVSGRVAQAIAEKLHQLSQYHQVLCVTHQPLVAAMADRHFRVDKQIITQGKGKKANNGSAEQRTVVRVTNLDDLTTRRDELAQLAGGKSASEAIAFAESLLMQAANHRRSQQS; from the coding sequence ATGTTGCTCTGCCTACGCATAGAAAACTTTGCCCTGATTGATCAACTGGAACTGGACTTTGGCGCGGGACTGAATGTTTTGACAGGTGAGACCGGCGCGGGGAAATCGATTATTTTAGATGCTATTGATGCTGTTTTGGGTGGTAAAGTCTCAAGTCGCGTCATTCGCACGGGGACAAGTAGGGCTATGGTAGAAGGAACTTTCGCTTCTACACCACCTTTAGCAGCTTGGTTAACTGAACAGGAAATTGATTTAATCGATGATAGTTCCGTAGTCATAAGTCGAGAAATTACAGCGACATCCAGTAATATCCGTAGTAGATCACGGGTGAATGGGGTGGTGGTGAATCGGCAGATTATGTCAGGATTGCGCGATCGCTTGGTGGAAATCACCGCCCAAGGCCAAACGGTGCAGGTAGGACAAGCTGCCCAAGTCCGTGATTGGTTAGATATGTATGGTGGTGACTCCCTCATTAAGCAGCGTCAACTCATCACCACAGTCTTTAGTGCTTACCAACAAGCCCACGCCAACCTAGAAAAGCGGCGCACATCAGAACGGGAACGGTTGCAACAACTGGATTTACTCACCTATCAAGTACAAGAATTATCAACCGCCAACCTCAATGATCCCCAGGAATTAGAACAACTCCAGCAAGAACGGGAACGGTTAAATCATGTCGTTGATTTGCAACAGATGAGTTACAAAGTTTACCAAGCTTTGTATCAAAACGACGATGAAACCCCAGCCGCCGCCGATTTGTTGGGTGACAGTGAAGCTGTATTAAATGACATGGTGGAGTATGATGTCCAACTGCAACCACTCTTAGATTTAATTAGAGATGCTCAAACAGCATTAACAGAAGTCGCACGACAAATTAACGCTTACGGGGAAGGATTAGAAGCTGATCCCCAAAGATTAGAGGAAGTAGAAGAACGTATCCGGGAATTAAAACAAATTGTCCGTAAGTATGGCCCCACCTTAACAGAAGCGATCGCCTACTACGAACGCATCCAAGCAGAATTAGCAGAACTAAATGATAGCGAACAAACTATAGAAAGTTTAGAACAGCAAGAGCAAGTCTGTTTAGCAAAACTTACCCAGGCTTGTGGGAAGTTAACCCAGTTGCGTCAAAAAACCGCCGCCACTTTAGAATCTAAATTAATCGCTGAACTTAAGCCTTTAGCAATGGAAAAGGTACAGTTTCAAGTGGAAATTGTCCCGACTGCGCCGACGGCTGCGGGTGCAGACAAAATCACCTTTATGTTTAGTCCCAACCCTGGCGAACCATTGCAACCATTGACAGAAATTGCTTCGGGTGGTGAAATGAGTCGGTTTTTGTTGGCACTTAAAGCCTGTTTTACCCAAGCTGATGCGGCAGGAACGCTGGTATTTGATGAAATTGACGTAGGGGTTTCAGGGAGAGTCGCCCAGGCGATCGCGGAAAAATTACACCAGTTGAGTCAATATCATCAAGTGTTATGTGTGACTCACCAGCCTTTAGTCGCAGCGATGGCAGATAGGCACTTCCGCGTGGATAAGCAAATTATTACCCAAGGAAAGGGTAAGAAAGCTAACAATGGTAGTGCGGAACAGCGTACCGTTGTGCGTGTGACAAACTTAGATGATTTGACTACCCGTCGGGATGAATTAGCACAGTTAGCTGGTGGTAAATCTGCGAGTGAAGCGATCGCTTTTGCGGAATCGTTGTTAATGCAAGCTGCTAATCATCGTCGTAGCCAGCAAAGTTGA